The Blastocatellia bacterium genome contains the following window.
GCCAATACGCCGGGGCTCAGTTGGATTCAGGATGGACTGGGGTTCCAGTTTTATTTCGGAGGAACATCGCTGTTGATCGTCGTGGGCGTGGCCATGGATACAATTGCCCAGATCGAATCACAACTGGTGATGCGCCACTATGATGGATTTCTTGGTCGCGGGCGTCGTCTGCGGGGTCGGCGCATCGGCTAGCGCATCGGTTGTCGCTGGAGGAGATCGTTGGTCTCCCCCTTTGTCGAACCCGACCGAGAAGGGACCTGACGCGAGCGGAGCCGACGGTGGGAACAATCCTCATCCTGATGGGAGCACCGGGAGCCGGAAAGGGAACGCAAGCCCAGCGGATTTCCGAACGATTCGGCTGGCCGCAGATTTCCACCGGCGACATCTTGCGTGAAATGGCCGAGACGGACACCGAGCTGGGCCGCCGCATTCGGGAAACGCTGAAGGCCGGTCACCTGGTCAGCGATGACATCGTCGGCGCTATCATCCGTGAGCGAACGGCTCAGGACGATTGCCGTCGCGGCTATATTCTCGATGGATATCCTCGCACGGAAGCTCAAGCGCGCCTGCTCGACGAGATCATTCACGAGCAGAAGAAAAAGCTGCTGGTGATTCACATCGTCATTCAGCGAGAATCTCTGGTGAAGCGTCTGTCGGGACGGCGCACCTGTCCCCGGTGTCACGAGATTTACAATCTCTACTTGAAGCCCCCCCGGGAGGATGAACTGTGTGATCGCTGTCGCCTACCGCTGGTGCAGCGGGCCGATGATGTTCCCGAAGCGGTGGCCGAACGATACGACGTCTACCAGCAGAAGACCGCGCCTCTGCTCGAATATTACCGGGCGCGGGGAAACGTCTACGAGGTGGATGGGGAGCGCCCGATCGAGGAAGTATTTCAGGAGATTGTGACGATTCTGGAGGCCCATCGTGCGCGGTGCTCCTCCAACTGCAGCCAGGAGAGTCTCTCGGTATGATCATCTGTCGCTCACCCGCAGAAATCGAGAAGATTCGCCGGGCCGGGCGGATCGTGGCCGAGGTCTTGAGGGACCTGAAGGAGATGGCCCAGCCGGGCATCACCACCCGCGAGCTGGATCGTTACGCGGAGGCGAAAATTCGCGCGGCCGGAGCGGTGCCGACGTTCAAAGGCTATCGCGGCTTTCCCGCCTCCATCTGCACCTCGATTAACGATGAGGTCGTGCACGGCATTCCCTCCCATCGCAAACTGCGGTCGGGGGATATTCTTGGCATTGACTGCGGGGCCACGCTCGACGGGTACGTGGGAGACGCCGCCGTGACGATTCCCATCGGGGATGTCTCCGAGGAGCTGCAGCGGCTGATTCGCGTGGCCGAAGAAGCTCTCTATCGAGCGATCGCTCAGGCGCGTGTGGGCAACCGGCTGTACGACATTTCCTACGCCGTCCAGTCCTACGCCGAGGCGCATGGCTACTCCGTCGTGCGGGATTTTTGCGGCCATGGCGTGGGACGACAGATGCACGAAGACCCCCAGGTGCCGAATTTCGGCAGGCCGGGAACCGGCCCGAAACTGCGCGCGGGCATGGTCCTGGCGATTGAACCGATGCTGACGATGGGCACTCACGAAGTGGAGATCGCCGAGGATGGGTGGACGGTTCTCACCCGCGATCGCCGACCCTCGGCTCACTTCGAGCACACGGTGGCGATCACCGAAAACGGGCCGGTCATTTTGACGACCCTCAATGACACGCATCTGGCGGTGTAGGGCGATGATGGGGTGCGGGTCTTCGCCGATCTTTACCGGTAAGACGGTCTGTGCTATATTTGCCGACTTGCATTTTCTGTCAGGTTGTGACCGGAAGGTGTCACCATCTCGTAGGGACGCACGTCGCTCCGGCCGGAGCGGAAGGCACGGACCCGGAAAATCACCGACCGTGGCTGAGCCGATGTGCGTCGGAGGTGAGCGATGAAGGTCAGAGCATCCGTCAAACGCATGTGTGAACATTGTCGGATCATCCGACGCAAAGGAGTCGTGCGGGTGATCTGCAAGAATCCGAAGCACAAACAGCGTCAGGGATAGAGGCACTATGGCACGCATTGCGGGAGTTGATATACCGCCAAATAAACGGGTTCTCATCGGGCTCACGTATATCTTCGGCATCGGACGCTCGCGTTCGGCGAGCATCCTGGCCCGCGCCGGCGTTGATCCCAATCGGAAAGTCCGCGATCTGACCGATGACGAAATCACCCGAATTCGTCAGATCATTGATCAGGAGGGGAATATCGAGGGCGATCTGCGGAAGCGGATTCAGATGGACATTCGGCGGCTCATCGAGATCGGGTGCTATCGCGGATTGCGTCATCGTCGCGGGCTGCCGGTGCGAGGACAGCGCACCCACACCAATGCCCGTACGCGAAAGGGACCGCGTCGCGCGACGGTGCCGAAGAAGAAAGCCCCCGGGAAGAAATAACTCTCGAGGCGCGCGTGCCGATCACCCGGCGAGCGCGAGGAGTTCGCCCGGGATCGTCGCGTGCACGCTGATGCAGGAGGAAAGACGAGCATGGCACGAGCAACACGACGGCGAACGGCAAAGAAACGCGAGCGCAAGATCGTCCCGCACGGTATCGTTCATATCCAGTCCACGTTCAACAACACGGTGGTGACGGTCACCGATCCGGAGGGAAATACGCTCGTGTGGGCCAGCGGAGGTACGCTCGGTTTCAAAGGGTCGCGCAAGGGAACCCCTTTCGCCGCGCAGCAAGCCGCTCTGCGGGCGGCGACGCTGGCGCGCGAGCAATGCGGCATGCGCAGTTGTGAAGTCTGGATCAAGGGACCGGGGTCCGGTCGAGAGTCCGCCATTCGCGCTGTTCATTCGGCGGGCCTCGACATCAAGGTCATTCGAGATGTCACACCGATCCCGCATAACGGATGTCGCCCGCCCAAGCGACGGCGCGTCTAAACGGCCCCACGGGAGAGCGGCGACGGTCTCGACAGCCTCGCGGCGATCCTGCTGGGTGGCTTTTGAAACGAAGGGGAGTCTATGGCACGATATACCGGAGCTGTGTGTCGGCTGTGCCGACGCGAAGGGACAAAGCTCTTTTTGAAAGGCGATCGTTGCTTCAAGCCCTCTTGCGCCATTGATAAACGGGGAGCGTTCCCCCCGGGGCAGCATGGTCGAGAAGCGCGTCGCACCAAGCTCGTTGGCTATGGGGAACAGCTTCGAGAGAAGCAAAAAGTCCGTCGCATGTACGGTCTGCTGGAGCGTCAGTTCGCTCTCGCCTTTGAGGAAGCGGCTCGGCGCAAGGGTGTCACCGGCGAGGCCCTGCTGACGCTGCTGGAGCGGCGCCTGGACAATGTCGTCTATCGCCTCGGCTTTGCCATGTCTCGAGCGCAAGCCCGCCAGTTGGTGAGTCACGGTCACATCCTGGTCAAACGGGGGGAGAGCGAGCGCCGCGTGAACATTCCCTCATTCCTCGTGCGCCGGGGAGACGAAATTTCCGTCGCCCCCGCCATGCGCTCTAATGTTCACGTTCAGGAAGCCATTCGCACGGCGGTGGGACGAACCGGTCGCCCGGCCTGGCTGGAACTGGTGGATAGTGAAAATTGCCGGGGACGGGTCGTCGCTCTGCCCACCCGCAGCGATATTCCTTACGACATCCGAGAACAATTGATCGTTGAATTGTATTCGAAGTAGGAGCGATGAGCATGCAATATTGGGTTGG
Protein-coding sequences here:
- a CDS encoding adenylate kinase, whose protein sequence is MGTILILMGAPGAGKGTQAQRISERFGWPQISTGDILREMAETDTELGRRIRETLKAGHLVSDDIVGAIIRERTAQDDCRRGYILDGYPRTEAQARLLDEIIHEQKKKLLVIHIVIQRESLVKRLSGRRTCPRCHEIYNLYLKPPREDELCDRCRLPLVQRADDVPEAVAERYDVYQQKTAPLLEYYRARGNVYEVDGERPIEEVFQEIVTILEAHRARCSSNCSQESLSV
- the map gene encoding type I methionyl aminopeptidase, yielding MIICRSPAEIEKIRRAGRIVAEVLRDLKEMAQPGITTRELDRYAEAKIRAAGAVPTFKGYRGFPASICTSINDEVVHGIPSHRKLRSGDILGIDCGATLDGYVGDAAVTIPIGDVSEELQRLIRVAEEALYRAIAQARVGNRLYDISYAVQSYAEAHGYSVVRDFCGHGVGRQMHEDPQVPNFGRPGTGPKLRAGMVLAIEPMLTMGTHEVEIAEDGWTVLTRDRRPSAHFEHTVAITENGPVILTTLNDTHLAV
- the rpmJ gene encoding 50S ribosomal protein L36; this encodes MKVRASVKRMCEHCRIIRRKGVVRVICKNPKHKQRQG
- the rpsM gene encoding 30S ribosomal protein S13 — protein: MARIAGVDIPPNKRVLIGLTYIFGIGRSRSASILARAGVDPNRKVRDLTDDEITRIRQIIDQEGNIEGDLRKRIQMDIRRLIEIGCYRGLRHRRGLPVRGQRTHTNARTRKGPRRATVPKKKAPGKK
- the rpsK gene encoding 30S ribosomal protein S11; the encoded protein is MARATRRRTAKKRERKIVPHGIVHIQSTFNNTVVTVTDPEGNTLVWASGGTLGFKGSRKGTPFAAQQAALRAATLAREQCGMRSCEVWIKGPGSGRESAIRAVHSAGLDIKVIRDVTPIPHNGCRPPKRRRV
- the rpsD gene encoding 30S ribosomal protein S4, yielding MARYTGAVCRLCRREGTKLFLKGDRCFKPSCAIDKRGAFPPGQHGREARRTKLVGYGEQLREKQKVRRMYGLLERQFALAFEEAARRKGVTGEALLTLLERRLDNVVYRLGFAMSRAQARQLVSHGHILVKRGESERRVNIPSFLVRRGDEISVAPAMRSNVHVQEAIRTAVGRTGRPAWLELVDSENCRGRVVALPTRSDIPYDIREQLIVELYSK